A window of the Brassica oleracea var. oleracea cultivar TO1000 chromosome C1, BOL, whole genome shotgun sequence genome harbors these coding sequences:
- the LOC106339614 gene encoding pectinesterase-like: protein MVLAAFIFLLLTIGEGSLEASPFRASLLQTVEVHSKLIGLPTTLASSDESVNVGLKLCDEMIIDSLDSLKETVQSLHGFGELLTDTQKDELRGKLSYALVDHDTCLDAFEELDFSTYRRNEDVIKTLKDSLRKGRQLVSKCLRLLSKGLSKGLPKLDERSFPYWFGPEDQKSLLTCQWIPNVTVASDGTGDFLTISEAVVKVPESGSSKFVIHVKGGFYPENVILPPKKSNVVMFGDGNTKTIVSASLNRLDNPLFTTFQTATFSVRGRGFVAMDMKFVNTAGPEKNQAVAFHSMSTFSVMYRCTFEGFQDTLYAHAGDQLYRECDIVGTVDFIFGYSAAIFQRCNILSRKPLPNQINTITAQAASDQFAKSGFVIVNSTIGPYLGEHFTTYLGRPWKPFATVLVMKTYLGDIVEPRGWIAWNKEAPPTTLRYGEFKNSGPGSGLGSRVNWTGYEPSMTEAEAQKYSVDIFINQDGWLNQTCIPYDSYV, encoded by the exons ATGGTTCTAGCAGCCTTCATCTTCCTGCTCTTGACTATTGGAGAAGGATCGTTGGAGGCTTCCCCCTTCAGAGCTTCTCTTCTTCAAACAGTCGAAGTACATTCAAAGCTCATAGGTTTACCAACAACCTTGGCATCATCCGATGAATCTGTTAACGTGGGGTTGAAGCTATGCGATGAGATGATCATCGATTCTTTGGATAGTTTGAAGGAGACGGTCCAAAGTCTTCACGGCTTTGGGGAGCTTTTGACAGATACTCAAAAAGACGAGCTACGGGGGAAATTGTCGTATGCTTTAGTCGATCACGACACTTGTTTGGATGCTTTTGAGGAGTTAGATTTCTCAACCTATCGGAGGAACGAAGACGTGATTAAGACACTGAAAGACTCGTTGAGGAAAGGGAGGCAACTAGTGAGCAAATGCTTACGTCTCTTATCCAAAGGCTTATCCAAAGGCTTACCCAAACTAGATGAAAGGAGTTTCCCGTACTGGTTTGGTCCTGAAGACCAGAAGTCTCTTCTAACGTGTCAGTGGATTCCCAATGTCACGGTGGCTAGTGATGGAACAGGAGATTTTCTAACCATCAGTGAGGCCGTGGTGAAAGTTCCCGAAAGTGGGAGCTCGAAATTCGTGATCCACGTCAAGGGAGGTTTCTACCCTGAAAACGTGATCTTGCCGCCAAAGAAGAGCAATGTGGTTATGTTTGGAGATGGGAATACGAAGACCATTGTCTCCGCTAGCTTGAATAGGCTGGACAATCCTCTGTTCACAACGTTTCAGACAGCAACTTTCT CGGTTCGTGGAAGAGGTTTTGTGGCAATGGATATGAAGTTCGTCAACACCGCCGGACCGGAAAAGAACCAAGCGGTGGCTTTTCATTCCATGTCTACCTTCTCCGTCATGTACCGGTGCACCTTCGAAGGCTTCCAGGACACGTTGTACGCACACGCCGGCGACCAACTCTATCGAGAATGCGATATCGTCGGAACCGTGGACTTCATCTTCGGCTATTCAGCTGCCATCTTCCAGAGATGTAACATCCTCTCAAGAAAGCCACTTCCGAATCAAATCAATACTATTACGGCGCAGGCTGCCTCGGATCAGTTTGCCAAGTCCGGGTTTGTGATTGTTAACAGCACCATCGGTCCATACCTAGGGGAACATTTCACTACATATCTTGGAAGGCCGTGGAAGCCGTTTGCGACTGTTCTGGTTATGAAGACGTATCTCGGGGACATAGTTGAGCCTAGAGGTTGGATCGCCTGGAATAAGGAAGCACCCCCTACGACGCTGAGGTATGGAGAGTTCAAGAACTCTGGACCGGGTTCGGGTCTGGGAAGCCGTGTAAACTGGACCGGGTATGAACCCAGTATGACGGAAGCAGAGGCGCAAAAGTACTCCGTTGATATCTTCATCAACCAAGATGGTTGGTTGAACCAAACTTGCATCCCTTATGACAGTTATGTATGA
- the LOC106317236 gene encoding uncharacterized protein LOC106317236, with protein sequence MAYSTKLYLPLQTQCFVSKTVRSKTLMLQQSHVQVKVKQVTVPQPIRYSTKNTVYEDPVQGIICYTDDNGEVICEGYDEGPRCPPESPIVTSFSREVEVLDLLQRSYQELRVAQKGDGQRQEAASQQELKMIKWSSFDLL encoded by the exons ATGGCATATTCAACTAAACTTTATCTTCCTCTTCAAACACAATGTTTTGTTTCAAAGACAGTAAGATCAAAGACTTTGATGCTTCAACAGAGTCACGTTCAAGTTAAAGTCAAGCAAGTCACAGTTCCTCAACCAATAAGATACTCCACCAAGAACACT GTATATGAAGATCCAGTGCAAGGGATCATTTGTTACACTGATGATAACGGAGAGGTTATATGTGAAGGGTATGATGAAGGTCCTCGTTGTCCCCCAGAGAGTCCAATAGTAACTTCTTTCTCAAG AGAGGTGGAGGTTCTTGATCTTTTGCAAAGAAGTTATCAGGAACTGAGAGTTGCACAGAAGGGTGATGGTCAAAGACAGGAAGCTGCTTCACAACAAGAGTTAAAAATGATCAAATGGAGCAGCTTTGACTTGCTCTAA
- the LOC106317226 gene encoding 1-phosphatidylinositol-3-phosphate 5-kinase FAB1B, whose translation MDKGDCNKGDCNRTLCEIVGLLKSWLPWRSEPATVSRDFWMPDQSCRVCYECDCQFTLINRRHHCRLCGRVFCGKCTANSIPLATSDLRAPREEWERIRVCNYCFSQWELGDGGTHLSNIPGISSSSSETSLLSSKTITTTNSSTLGSMPGLVGPYQRVKRGSDVSLHGVASKEQGKETSRSNSFIATDVEDPSRFGLNRSDDEYDEYCAYQTDTETSHSPQANKYYGPMEYEEMNPCKHLSFETADQKSVSGSPLIHQCLESVIGEGSEQFQKKDENDGREESEAPSPPDISDDQVAELVDFENNGLLWVPPDPENEEDERESSLFDEEDNEGDASGAWGYLRPSTSFGSGEFRSEDRTSKEHKKTMKNVVDGHFRALLAQLLQVDNLPVSDEEGKEGWLEIITSLSWEAANLLKPDMSKSGGMDPGGYVKVKCLASGFRHDSMVVKGVVCKKNVAHRRMKAKIEKARLLILGGALEYQRVSNQFSSFDTLLQQEKEHLKMAVAKIHAERPNILLVEKSVSRFAQEYLLAKDISLVLNIKRPLLDRIARCTGAQIIPSVDHLSSQKLGYCENFRVDRFLEEHGQVGKKAVKTLMYFEGCPRPLGFTILLRGANEEELKKVKHVVRYGVFAAYHLALETSFLADEGASPELPLNSPITVALPDKSTSIERSISTVPGFTVSSIHDKSPTLVSGFEPQRANSVPASELLLTTANLSIQKDINPLIPNGSGWQARETNPGFIFSRCNVSLTLPDRVIEGRNSNLSERSALADTPADILSEGSVRKTSQSSTSVIVEHQDNGSDLTTIQQQNSENSKEPQSQKEEFPPSPSDHQSILVSLSSRSVWKGTVCERSHLFRIKYYGSFDKPLGRFLRDHLFDQGYRCRSCEMPSEAHVHCYTHRQGSLTISVKKLQDYLLAGEKEGKIWMWHRCLRCPRPNGFPPATLRVVMSDAAWGLSFGKFLELSFSNHAAASRVACCGHSLHRDCLRFYGFGNMVACFRYATIDVHSVYLPPSVLSFNYDNQDWIQREIDKVAERAELLFSEVLNAISQIAVKGSNRRIGELEELLQREKAEFEENMQSMLQREVKEGQPRVEILELYRLRRQLIFQSYMWDHRLINASNLQKLESSDDTKREENEKPPLAKSQTLPEMNAGTNSLLAGSEVDPNPDGGSTGDTGSLNKVQKEADTTLDLIQEKEDMGEVSPSNTLPDTSDPVENKLDVRRTQSDGHLVMKNLSATLDAAWIGERQTSEEIPTNNKILLPPSSMSISEGLKPIDLSEQQKESKVAAYPVSPALPSKSYENSEDSVSWLGMPFLSFYRSINKNFLLSSQKLDTFGEHRPLYISSFREAELQGGPRLLLPVGMNDVVVPVYDDEPTSMIAYALMTPEYQRQISVEGESLVSFPSELNIPRPVDDTIFDPSRSNSSVDESILSMSSSLRLDPLSYTKAFNARVSYGEDGTLGKVKYTVTCYYAKRFEALRGICVPSELEFIRSLSRCKKWGAQGGKSNVFFAKTLDDRFIIKQVTKTELESFIKFAPAYFKYLSESISTKSPTCLAKILGIYQVATKQLKSGKETKMDVLIMENLLFGRTVKRLYDLKGSSRARYNPDSSGSNKVLLDQNLIEAMPTSPIFVGNKAKRLLERAVWNDTAFLALGDVMDYSLLVGVDEEKNELVLGIIDFLRQYTWDKHLESWVKFTGILGGPKNEAPTVISPKQYKRRFRKAMTTYFLMVPDQWSPPDVIANNSRSDQPEETSQTGTQAE comes from the exons ATGGATAAAGGGGATTGTAATAAAGGGGATTGTAATAGGACACTCTGTGAGATTGTGGGTCTGCTAAAATCATGGCTCCCCTGGCGATCCGAGCCAGCTACTGTCTCCAGAGATTTTTGGATGCCTGATCAGAGCTGTCGTGTGTGTTATGAGTGTGATTGTCAGTTCACCCTTATCAACCGTAGGCACCATTGCCGTCTTTGTGGGAGAGTCTTCTGTGGGAAATGTACTGCGAACTCGATACCTTTGGCTACCAGCGACTTGAGAGCTCCCCGTGAGGAGTGGGAGAGGATCCGTGTTTGTAATTATTGTTTCAGCCAATGGGAGCTAGGTGATGGTGGAACGCATCTTTCGAATATTCCGGGGATTAGTAGTTCGTCTTCTGAGACAAGTCTTCTTAGCTCAAAGACTATTACAACTACCAATAGTAGTACTCTTGGCTCGATGCCAGGTTTAGTTGGTCCTTATCAAAGGGTTAAACGTGGTTCTGATGTCAGTTTGCACGGAGTGGCTTCTAAAGAGCAAGGCAAAGAGACTTCAAGGAGTAATAGTTTCATAGCCACAGATGTGGAAGATCCATCTCGCTTTGGTTTAAATAG GAGTGATGATGAGTATGACGAGTATTGTGCATACCAGACTGATACTGAGACGAGTCATTCTCCTCAAGCTAATAAATACTATGGCCCAATGGAATATGAGGAGATGAACCCCTGTAAGCATCTGAGTTTCGAAACCGCTGACCAGAAAAGTGTAAGCGGCTCTCCGCTCATTCATCAGTGTCTTGAATCTGTAATTGGGGAAGGATCAGAGCAGTTCCAGAAAAAAGATGAGAATGATGGTCGTGAAGAAAGTGAAGCACCTTCTCCGCCAGATATATCGGATGATCAAGTGGCAGAGCTGGTGGATTTCGAGAACAATGGACTTTTGTGGGTTCCACCTGATCCAGAAAACGAAGAAGATGAGAGAGAAAGCTCTTTGTTTGACGAGGAAGATAACGAGGGAGATGCCTCAGGTGCGTGGGGATACTTACGACCTTCCACTAGCTTTGGAAGTGGAGAGTTCCGTAGCGAGGATCGAACAAGTAAAGAGCACAAGAAGACTATGAAGAATGTGGTTGATGGGCACTTTAGAGCTTTGCTTGCGCAGCTTTTGCAAGTCGACAACCTCCCTGTGAGCGATGAAGAGGGCAAAGAGGGCTGGTTAGAGATTATCACCTCCCTTTCTTGGGAGGCGGCTAACTTACTGAAGCCTGATATGAGCAAAAGTGGAGGAATGGATCCTGGTGGCTATGTCAAAGTGAAGTGCTTAGCTTCCGGGTTCCGACATGATAG CATGGTGGTTAAGGGAGTTGTTTGCAAGAAAAATGTGGCTCATAGGAGAATGAAAGCAAAGATTGAGAAAGCTCGACTATTGATTCTAGGCGGTGCGCTTGAGTATCAAAGGGTCTCAAACCAGTTCTCGAGTTTTGATACTTTGCTGCAACAG GAAAAGGAGCATCTAAAGATGGCTGTTGCAAAGATTCACGCTGAACGTCCAAATATTCTACTAGTCGAAAAATCAGTTTCTCGATTTGCGCAAGAGTATCTTCTAGCAAAAGACATATCTCTTGTTCTAAACATTAAGAGGCCACTTTTAGACCGCATTGCTCGCTGCACTGGTGCTCAGATCATTCCTTCAGTAGACCACCTCTCCTCTCAAAAGCTGGGTTACTGTGAGAATTTTCGGGTGGATAGGTTTCTTGAAGAACATGGTCAAGTTGGAAAGAAAGCAGTGAAGACTTTGATGTATTTTGAGGGTTGTCCAAGGCCATTAGGCTTTACA ATTTTGCTTAGGGGTGCTAATGAGGAAGAGTTGAAAAAAGTGAAGCATGTGGTCCGATATGGAGTTTTTGCAGCTTATCATTTGGCACTCGAGACATCGTTTCTTGCTGACGAAGGAGCCTCACCAGAACTCCCCTTGAACTCCCCCATTACGGTAGCTCTTCCAGATAAATCTACAAGTATTGAACGTTCCATTTCTACTGTGCCAGGTTTCACTGTCTCTTCCATACATGATAAATCTCCAACATTGGTATCTGGTTTCGAACCACAACGAGCAAACAGTGTCCCAGCATCAGAGTTGCTTTTAACCACTGCCAATCTATCAATCCAGAAGGATATAAATCCTTTGATACCCAATGGTTCAGGCTGGCAGGCTAGAGAAACAAATCCTGGTTTCATATTTTCCCGCTGTAATGTTTCATTGACTTTGCCTGACCGTGTGATTGAGGGAAGAAACTCAAATTTGTCTGAAAGATCTGCACTGGCAGACACACCAGCAGACATATTGTCTGAAGGCTCTGTGCGGAAGACTTCTCAAAGTAGTACGAGCGTTATAGTAGAGCACCAGGACAATGGTTCAGACCTTACAACCATCCAACAACAAAACAGTGAGAATTCAAAGGAACCACAATCTCAAAAAGAGGAATTTCCTCCGTCACCCTCTGATCACCAGAGCATTTTGGTTTCTCTATCGTCCCGATCAGTGTGGAAAGGAACTGTGTGTGAGAGGTCTCATCTCTTCCGGATAAAATACTATGGTAGTTTTGATAAACCATTGGGGCGGTTCTTAAGAGATCATTTGTTCGATCAG GGTTACAGGTGTCGTTCATGTGAGATGCCATCAGAAGCTCACGTTCACTGTTACACTCATCGACAAGGCAGCCTTACTATATCTGTGAAAAAGCTCCAAGATTATCTCTTAGCTGGTGAAAAGGAGGGGAAGATCTGGATGTGGCATAGATGTCTGAGATGCCCCCGACCTAATGGCTTTCCTCCAGCAACTCTACGAGTGGTGATGTCTGATGCAGCCTGGGGATTGTCGTTTGGGAAATTTCTGGAGCTCAGTTTCTCAAATCACGCAGCTGCCAGTAGAGTAGCATGTTGTGGCCATTCTCTCCATAGAGACTGTCTTCGCTTCTATGG ATTTGGGAACATGGTTGCTTGCTTCCGATACGCTACTATAGATGTTCATTCGGTCTACCTTCCACCATCAGTTCTTAGTTTCAACTATGATAATCAGGACTGGATACAGAGAGAGATAGATAAG GTGGCAGAGAGAGCAGAGCTTCTGTTTTCTGAAGTATTAAATGCTATTAGTCAAATTGCAGTGAAAGGTTCTAACCGTCGAATTGGTGAACTCGAAGAACTGCTGCAAAGAGAGAAAGCAGAATTTGAG GAGAATATGCAAAGTATGTTGCAGAGGGAGGTGAAGGAAGGCCAACCTCGTGTGGAAATTCTTGAGCTATACCGGCTTCGCAGACAGCTGATATTTCAGTCTTATATGTGGGATCATCGCTTGATTAATGCATCAAATTTACAGAAGCTTGAGAGTAGTGATGACACAAAGCGAGAAGAAAATGAGAAACCACCCTTGGCTAAGAGCCAGACGCTCCCTGAGATGAATGCTGGGACAAACTCTCTTCTTGCTGGCTCAGAGGTTGATCCGAATCCTGATGGTGGTTCTACTGGTGACACTGGCTCGTTAAATAAGGTTCAGAAGGAAGCTGACACAACTTTAGATTTGATTCAGGAAAAGGAAGATATGGGAGAAGTTTCTCCCAGCAATACCTTACCTGATACTTCTGATCCTGTGGAAAATAAACTCGATGTTCGCAGGACACAGTCTGATGGCCATTTAGTGATGAAGAATCTTTCAGCCACTCTTGATGCGGCATGGATAGGCGAACGTCAAACATCAGAGGAGATTCCAACAAATAATAAGATCTTGCTTCCTCCTTCCTCCATGTCAATCTCAGAGGGGTTAAAGCCAATAGATCTCTCAGAACAGCAAAAGGAATCCAAGGTAGCAGCCTATCCAGTTTCACCTGCTTTACCGAGTAAAAGTTATGAGAACTCAGAAGATTCTGTAAGCTGGTTAGGTATGCCATTCCTCAGTTTCTACCGTTCCATCAACAAGAATTTTCTGCTTAGCTCTCAGAAGCTCGATACATTTGGCGAGCACAGACCTCTCTATATTTCATCATTTAGAGAGGCAGAGCTTCAAGGTGGACCAAGGCTACTTCTACCTGTAGGCATGAATGATGTTGTTGTTCCGGTGTATGATGATGAGCCCACAAGTATGATCGCATATGCCTTGATGACGCCCGAATATCAACGCCAAATTTCTGTTGAAGGGGAATCTCTAGTTTCATTTCCTTCTGAACTGAATATCCCTCGCCCAGTTGATGACACCATTTTTGATCCTAGCAGAAGCAATAGTTCAGTGGATGAGAGTATACTTTCAATGTCCTCATCTCTGCGTCTTGACCCACTTTCATATACAAAAGCTTTCAATGCTCGAGTCTCATATGGAGAAGACGGCACTCTTGGGAAAGTGAAGTACACGGTTACTTGTTACTATGCTAAACGGTTTGAGGCGTTGCGAGGTATATGTGTCCCTTCGGAACTTGAGTTCATAAGGTCTCTTAGCCGGTGTAAAAAATGGGGAGCTCAAGGTGGAAAGAGCAATGTCTTCTTTGCTAAAACCCTGGACGATCGTTTCATCATCAAGCAAGTCACCAAGACAGAACTGGAATCGTTCATCAAATTTGCACCTGCTTACTTCAAATACTTATCTGAGTCTATCAGCACGAAAAGCCCAACTTGCCTGGCAAAAATATTGGGAATCTATCAG GTCGCGACCAAGCAACTTAAGAGTGGGAAAGAAACAAAGATGGATGTTCTGATAATGGAGAATCTTCTCTTTGGAAGAACTGTGAAGCGGCTTTATGACCTCAAAGGATCTTCCCGGGCGCGATACAATCCTGACTCTAGTGGGAGCAACAAAGTCTTGCTGGATCAGAACTTGATTGAAGCTATGCCGACTTCTCCCATTTTTGTCGGTAACAAAGCAAAACGGTTGTTGGAAAGAGCTGTCTGGAACGATACCGCCTTTCTTGCA TTGGGTGATGTGATGGATTACTCGTTGCTAGTAGGCGTGGATGAAGAAAAAAACGAGCTAGTTCTCGGGATCATCGATTTCTTAAGGCAGTACACATGGGACAAACATCTAGAGTCTTGGGTGAAGTTTACAGGAATCTTAGGAGGCCCCAAGAATGAAGCACCAACAGTAATCTCGCCAAAGCAATACAAGAGAAGATTCAGAAAGGCAATGACGACTTACTTCCTCATGGTTCCTGATCAGTGGTCTCCCCCTGATGTCATTGCTAATAACTCCAGGTCTGATCAACCAGAAGAAACCTCTCAAACCGGTACGCAAGCAGAGTGA